The Pseudomonas parafulva genome window below encodes:
- a CDS encoding AEC family transporter, whose amino-acid sequence MLPLLLTTLVPIILLIALGTVLRVRGFLADSFWPGAERLSYYVLLPSLFLHGLATANLDGVPVLGMVAVLMLSTLVGGVLLVLYQGLAQHDGADFTSVFQGGVRFNNYIGATLAAGIYGSAGIALAAVANASIVPLVNLLCVLVFARFSARHSSPFTVFKAIFANPLIIGCAGGLLLRVTGIGLPAGLEPTIKALGQAALPLGLLCVGAALGGARMGQQVKPLAAASVFKFLVMPLTTFGLCRLLGLGGQAAVVAVLFQALPTASSSYVMARQMGGNAPLMATIIALQTVAAAVTLPLMLSLTLG is encoded by the coding sequence ATGCTGCCCCTGCTACTCACCACGCTCGTGCCCATCATCCTGCTCATCGCCCTGGGCACCGTGCTGCGCGTACGCGGTTTTCTCGCCGACAGCTTCTGGCCAGGCGCCGAGCGATTGAGCTACTACGTGCTGCTGCCTTCGCTGTTCCTGCATGGCCTGGCCACCGCCAATCTGGATGGCGTACCCGTGCTGGGCATGGTCGCCGTGCTGATGCTCTCGACCCTCGTCGGCGGCGTGCTGCTGGTGCTCTACCAAGGACTGGCGCAGCACGATGGCGCCGACTTCACCTCGGTATTCCAAGGCGGAGTCCGCTTCAACAATTACATCGGCGCGACGCTGGCGGCGGGTATCTATGGCAGCGCCGGCATCGCCCTGGCGGCCGTGGCCAATGCCTCGATCGTGCCGCTGGTCAACTTGCTCTGCGTGCTGGTGTTCGCCCGCTTCAGCGCCCGGCACAGCTCGCCGTTCACGGTGTTCAAGGCAATCTTCGCCAACCCGCTGATCATCGGCTGCGCCGGGGGTCTGTTGCTGCGCGTCACCGGCATCGGCTTGCCCGCCGGATTGGAACCAACGATCAAGGCCTTGGGCCAGGCGGCACTGCCCCTTGGGCTGCTGTGCGTGGGCGCGGCATTGGGCGGCGCGCGCATGGGCCAGCAGGTCAAGCCGCTGGCGGCCGCCTCGGTCTTCAAGTTCCTGGTCATGCCGCTGACCACTTTCGGCCTGTGTCGCCTGCTCGGGCTCGGCGGTCAGGCGGCCGTGGTGGCGGTGCTGTTCCAGGCGCTGCCGACGGCATCGTCCTCCTACGTAATGGCCCGGCAGATGGGCGGCAACGCGCCGCTGATGGCGACCATCATCGCCTTGCAGACCGTGGCGGCGGCCGTGACGTTGCCGTTGATGCTAAGCCTTACCCTGGGTTGA
- a CDS encoding purine-cytosine permease family protein: MSTTPVIERRSIDYIPPAERHGRVYSQFTLWLGANLQITAIVTGALAVVLGGDVFWSLIGLLLGQLIGGTVMALHAAQGPRLGLPQMISSRVQFGVYGAAIPMLLVCLMYLGFTATGTVLSGQAIGQLLGVSDSLGILIFAGVIVLATLAGYRVIHWIGRVASVLGIIAFVYLFSRILMLADIGQLLDNRHFRWASFLLAVSLAASWQIAFGPYVADYSRYLPRSTSALKTFFAAGLGSVIGAQASMVLGVFAAAIAGSQFSGHEVAYIVGLGGAGGAAALLYFAIAFGKVTISTLNSYGSFMCIATIISGFRGSVQISRGQRLLFVLGIVGAATLVALLGQHAFLTAFKSFILFLLTFFVPWSAVNLVDYYFITRERYDIPALADPNGRYGRWNWPGIGVYSLGVLIQMPFIDTKLYTGPMVAHLGGVDVSWLIGLVVPSLLYYWIARGKARQAPAELIEPPAH, translated from the coding sequence ATGTCCACCACGCCTGTAATCGAGCGCCGCTCGATCGACTACATCCCTCCCGCCGAACGCCACGGACGCGTCTACAGCCAGTTCACCCTGTGGCTGGGCGCCAACCTGCAGATCACGGCCATCGTCACCGGCGCACTGGCCGTGGTGCTGGGTGGCGATGTGTTCTGGTCGCTGATCGGCCTGCTGCTGGGCCAGCTCATCGGCGGCACGGTGATGGCCCTGCACGCCGCCCAAGGCCCGCGCTTGGGACTGCCACAGATGATCTCCAGCCGCGTGCAGTTCGGGGTCTATGGCGCGGCCATTCCCATGCTGCTGGTGTGCCTGATGTACCTGGGTTTCACCGCCACGGGCACCGTGCTATCGGGCCAGGCCATCGGCCAGTTGCTCGGCGTCAGCGACAGCCTCGGCATCCTGATCTTCGCCGGCGTCATCGTTCTGGCCACCCTCGCCGGCTATCGAGTGATTCACTGGATCGGCCGCGTGGCCAGCGTGCTGGGCATCATCGCGTTCGTTTATCTGTTCAGTCGCATCCTGATGCTCGCCGACATCGGCCAGTTGCTGGACAACCGCCACTTCAGGTGGGCCTCGTTTCTGCTGGCGGTGTCGCTGGCCGCCTCCTGGCAGATCGCCTTCGGTCCGTATGTCGCCGACTACTCCCGTTACCTGCCACGCAGTACCTCGGCGCTGAAGACCTTCTTCGCCGCCGGCCTGGGCTCGGTGATCGGCGCACAGGCGTCGATGGTGCTGGGGGTATTCGCCGCCGCCATCGCCGGCAGCCAGTTCTCCGGGCACGAGGTGGCGTACATCGTCGGCCTCGGCGGCGCCGGCGGTGCAGCGGCGTTGCTGTATTTCGCCATCGCCTTCGGCAAAGTGACCATTTCCACCCTCAACAGCTATGGCAGCTTCATGTGTATCGCCACCATCATCAGCGGCTTTCGCGGCAGCGTGCAGATCAGCCGGGGCCAGCGCCTGCTGTTCGTGCTCGGCATCGTCGGCGCGGCGACGCTGGTGGCGTTGCTGGGCCAACATGCGTTTCTCACCGCGTTCAAGTCGTTCATCCTGTTCCTGCTGACCTTCTTCGTGCCATGGAGCGCGGTGAATCTGGTGGACTACTACTTCATCACCCGCGAACGCTACGACATCCCGGCGCTGGCCGACCCGAACGGGCGCTACGGCCGCTGGAACTGGCCAGGCATCGGCGTGTACAGCCTCGGCGTGCTGATCCAGATGCCTTTCATCGACACCAAGCTCTACACAGGTCCCATGGTCGCGCACCTGGGCGGGGTCGACGTGTCCTGGCTGATCGGCCTGGTGGTGCCGAGTCTGCTGTATTACTGGATTGCACGGGGCAAGGCCAGGCAGGCACCGGCCGAACTGATCGAGCCGCCGGCGCACTAG
- a CDS encoding cell wall hydrolase has protein sequence MRHRWIAFSLLIALPFTQVHAADSNTAAIAEDKAQALEQKVIDDAPPPKPPEKITAAEVKAVDPAGQAPLDDSITCLARTLYWEAKGADEKDMRGVANVVLNRLGKPGFPDSICGVVKQGVENRSCQFSWWCDGRPDQVEEPPRYDIAKEIARKALNQQLPDSTAGALFFHDRHVRPSWAKTYRRTAQTRHFFFYRPSTALAR, from the coding sequence ATGCGCCACCGGTGGATTGCGTTCAGCCTGCTCATCGCTCTGCCCTTCACACAGGTGCACGCCGCCGACAGCAACACAGCCGCCATCGCCGAAGACAAGGCCCAGGCGCTCGAGCAGAAGGTGATCGACGACGCGCCACCGCCCAAGCCCCCGGAAAAGATCACCGCTGCCGAGGTCAAGGCCGTCGACCCGGCCGGCCAGGCGCCGCTGGACGACAGCATCACCTGTCTGGCACGCACCCTTTACTGGGAAGCCAAGGGCGCCGACGAAAAGGACATGCGCGGCGTCGCCAATGTGGTGCTCAATCGCCTGGGCAAACCGGGCTTCCCCGACTCCATCTGCGGCGTCGTCAAGCAGGGTGTGGAAAACCGCAGTTGCCAGTTTTCCTGGTGGTGCGACGGGCGTCCGGATCAAGTCGAGGAGCCGCCGCGCTATGACATCGCCAAGGAAATCGCGCGCAAGGCGCTCAACCAGCAACTGCCGGACAGCACCGCCGGCGCGCTGTTTTTCCACGACCGCCATGTGCGACCGAGCTGGGCGAAGACGTATCGGCGCACCGCCCAGACCCGCCATTTCTTCTTTTACCGCCCCAGCACAGCGCTGGCACGCTGA
- a CDS encoding histidine kinase famiy protein has translation MPNSDLRVDNRFTAEVLGHPKDIFFAAVESTRMPMIVTDPNQPDNPIIFANHAFQEMTGYGLEELLGSNCRFLQGKDTDPEVVAAIRQAVEQRYDFSTEVLNYRKDGSSFWNALFISPIYNDAGKLTYFFASQLDVSRRRDVEEALRQSQKMEALGQLTGGIAHDFNNLLQVIGGYVSLSKAAAEKDQPDFAKIVRNLTYASNAVDKANTLTRQLLAFSRKQSLQGRVININQIVTDAKVLINQTLGDGVNVTLDLDPNLHNCRIDPAQAQIALLNVVINARDAMAGDDDPALNIETRNVIVTPDARASYEGLLAGSYVCMAVTDNGDGMSELVRDRAMDPFFTTKDEGKGTGLGLSMVYGFAKQSGGAVKIYSEEHVGTTLRFYFPADASELQPIEQRSASYAKAGHERILIVEDRLDVAELAQVILQEHGYKTLVAKDAQQALELFEGDDAFDLLFTDLIMPGGINGVTLARRVQSQRPAIKVLLTTGYAKSSIERTDIGGAEFEVISKPYLPQELARKVRQVLDSPGGV, from the coding sequence GTGCCCAACAGCGATCTCAGAGTTGACAATCGATTCACTGCCGAGGTCCTTGGTCATCCTAAGGACATCTTCTTCGCGGCGGTTGAAAGCACCCGCATGCCGATGATCGTCACCGATCCCAATCAACCCGATAACCCGATCATCTTTGCCAACCACGCCTTTCAGGAAATGACGGGTTATGGGCTGGAGGAACTGCTGGGCAGCAACTGCCGGTTTCTCCAAGGCAAGGACACCGATCCGGAGGTGGTTGCCGCCATTCGCCAAGCAGTCGAGCAGCGTTACGATTTTTCCACCGAAGTGCTCAACTACCGCAAGGATGGCAGTTCGTTCTGGAATGCACTGTTCATTTCTCCGATCTACAACGACGCCGGTAAACTGACCTACTTCTTCGCCTCGCAACTGGATGTCAGCAGGCGCCGGGACGTCGAGGAGGCGCTGCGGCAGTCGCAGAAGATGGAGGCGCTGGGGCAACTGACCGGTGGCATCGCCCACGACTTCAACAACTTGCTTCAAGTGATTGGCGGCTACGTTTCGCTGTCCAAGGCGGCGGCCGAGAAGGACCAACCCGATTTCGCCAAGATCGTGAGAAACCTCACTTATGCCAGCAACGCCGTGGACAAGGCCAATACCCTGACTCGGCAGTTGCTGGCGTTCTCTCGAAAGCAATCGCTTCAGGGACGGGTCATCAATATCAATCAGATCGTCACCGACGCGAAGGTGCTGATCAACCAGACATTGGGGGATGGGGTCAACGTCACGTTGGACCTGGATCCGAATCTGCACAATTGCCGTATCGACCCCGCCCAGGCACAGATCGCCTTGCTCAATGTGGTCATCAATGCCAGGGATGCGATGGCGGGGGATGACGATCCCGCTTTGAATATCGAGACCCGCAATGTGATCGTCACCCCGGACGCGCGCGCCTCTTACGAGGGCTTGCTGGCGGGTAGTTATGTCTGCATGGCCGTGACCGACAACGGCGATGGAATGTCGGAACTGGTACGCGATCGCGCCATGGACCCGTTCTTCACTACCAAGGATGAAGGCAAGGGCACTGGCCTCGGCCTGTCCATGGTCTACGGGTTCGCCAAGCAGTCGGGCGGGGCGGTGAAGATCTACTCCGAAGAACACGTGGGTACCACACTGCGTTTCTACTTCCCCGCCGACGCCAGCGAGCTCCAGCCCATCGAGCAGCGCTCGGCCAGCTACGCCAAAGCAGGGCACGAGCGCATCCTCATCGTCGAGGACCGTCTGGACGTCGCCGAGCTGGCCCAGGTAATCCTGCAGGAGCATGGCTACAAGACCCTGGTGGCCAAGGATGCCCAGCAAGCGCTGGAACTCTTCGAGGGCGATGACGCATTCGACCTGCTGTTTACCGACCTGATCATGCCAGGCGGCATCAATGGCGTGACCCTGGCGCGCAGGGTGCAGTCGCAGCGACCCGCCATCAAGGTGCTGTTGACCACCGGTTACGCCAAGAGCTCCATCGAGCGCACCGATATCGGAGGCGCGGAGTTCGAGGTCATTTCCAAGCCTTACCTGCCACAGGAACTGGCGCGCAAGGTGCGTCAGGTGCTGGATTCCCCAGGCGGGGTGTGA
- a CDS encoding TonB-dependent receptor, translating to MAYTGPMRPTLIALCCSVGLSAQAADGPLVLDATAVNADAFKPASSPLPETFAGGQVARGGQMGVLGNQDMMDVPFTLTSYTAQLIEDQQAEDIGDVLLNDPSVRQSFGFGNQSQVFVIRGLPLSGDDVAFNGLYGVLPRQMISTDAVERVELFKGPNAFLNGASPTGTGLGGNVNLQPKRADDIPTRRYTQDITTDGRIGEHLDIGQRFGEDNRFGARLNLSQREGDTAVDDQNQRSKLFVAGLDYRGDQLRVSSDFGYQKQRVNHLRNSVRLGAGVTDIPHAPSADHNYGQDWSWTETEDTFGMLRGDYDFNEHWSGYLAGGIKHTRETGFYGTPVLTNAATGAATIAGSQIPHNEDNASFMTGLNGRFQTGPVSHQLNLGAASIWTEQENAYVFYKSQPTNIYDTLPVPRPASVSASAGLLSDPGVTGKTRNRSVALSDTLGLFDDTLLLTAGFRRQQLRVEGYAYRGTGVDGGRTAFYDEAVTTPVYGIVYKLTPALSLYANSIQGLAQGATASGEVVNVGQVFPPAKTKQVEAGIKLDQQRYGANLAVYRIERPTDGYREGNVFVQDGQQINKGVELSVFGEPLQGLRLMAGGTRMDTELKNTQNGSNDGNHAVGVPTFQLNASVDWDVPGLPGVALNARMLRTGGQYANPANTLSLPTWNRFDLGARYRFKVQDKDITLRMNVENVADTSYWASANGGYLTQGDPRLVKLSGTVDF from the coding sequence ATGGCCTACACCGGTCCGATGCGTCCGACCTTGATCGCGCTTTGCTGTTCCGTCGGTCTGAGCGCCCAAGCGGCGGACGGCCCCCTCGTACTTGACGCCACTGCCGTCAATGCCGACGCCTTCAAACCGGCCTCCAGCCCTTTGCCTGAAACGTTCGCCGGTGGGCAAGTGGCCCGGGGCGGGCAGATGGGCGTGCTGGGTAATCAGGACATGATGGACGTGCCGTTCACCCTGACCAGCTATACCGCGCAACTGATCGAGGATCAGCAGGCCGAAGACATCGGCGATGTGCTGCTCAACGACCCCTCGGTGCGCCAGTCCTTTGGTTTCGGCAATCAGTCGCAGGTCTTCGTGATCCGCGGGCTGCCGCTCAGCGGCGACGATGTGGCCTTCAATGGCTTATATGGCGTACTGCCCAGGCAAATGATTTCAACCGATGCGGTAGAGCGGGTGGAACTGTTCAAAGGGCCCAACGCTTTTCTCAACGGCGCCAGCCCCACCGGCACGGGGCTGGGTGGCAACGTCAACCTGCAGCCCAAGCGCGCTGACGACATCCCGACCCGCCGCTACACCCAGGACATCACCACTGACGGGCGTATTGGCGAGCATCTGGACATTGGCCAGCGCTTTGGCGAAGACAACCGTTTCGGTGCGCGCTTGAACCTGTCCCAGCGCGAGGGCGACACGGCGGTCGACGATCAGAATCAGCGCAGCAAGCTGTTCGTTGCAGGCCTGGACTACCGCGGCGATCAACTGCGTGTCTCGAGCGACTTCGGCTACCAGAAGCAGCGCGTCAACCACTTGCGTAACTCCGTGCGCCTGGGCGCGGGTGTCACGGATATCCCGCATGCGCCCAGTGCTGATCACAACTATGGCCAGGACTGGTCCTGGACCGAGACCGAAGATACCTTCGGCATGCTGCGGGGCGACTACGACTTCAACGAGCATTGGAGCGGTTACCTGGCTGGCGGCATCAAGCACACCCGCGAAACCGGCTTCTACGGCACGCCCGTGCTGACCAACGCGGCCACCGGCGCTGCGACCATCGCCGGTTCGCAAATTCCGCACAATGAAGACAACGCGAGTTTCATGACCGGGCTCAACGGTCGCTTCCAGACCGGCCCGGTCAGTCACCAACTGAACCTGGGCGCGGCGAGCATCTGGACCGAACAGGAAAATGCCTACGTTTTCTATAAGTCTCAGCCGACCAATATCTACGACACCTTGCCGGTTCCGCGTCCTGCCAGCGTGAGCGCGAGCGCGGGCCTCCTGAGCGACCCGGGAGTCACGGGCAAGACGCGCAACCGCAGCGTGGCCCTGTCCGATACGCTTGGTCTGTTCGACGACACCTTGCTGCTCACCGCTGGCTTTCGTCGTCAGCAACTGCGGGTAGAGGGCTACGCCTATCGCGGCACGGGCGTCGACGGGGGGCGCACCGCGTTCTATGACGAGGCGGTCACCACACCGGTCTATGGCATCGTCTACAAGCTCACGCCAGCACTGTCGCTGTACGCCAACAGCATCCAGGGCTTGGCCCAGGGCGCCACGGCCAGTGGCGAAGTGGTCAACGTCGGCCAGGTATTCCCGCCGGCCAAGACCAAGCAGGTCGAGGCCGGCATCAAACTCGACCAGCAGCGCTATGGCGCCAACCTGGCGGTCTATCGTATCGAGCGGCCCACTGACGGCTACCGCGAAGGCAACGTCTTCGTGCAGGACGGCCAGCAGATCAACAAAGGCGTCGAACTCAGCGTGTTCGGTGAGCCGCTTCAGGGGCTGCGTCTCATGGCGGGCGGCACACGCATGGACACCGAGCTCAAGAACACCCAGAACGGCAGCAACGATGGCAATCATGCCGTGGGTGTGCCGACGTTCCAGCTCAATGCCAGCGTCGATTGGGACGTTCCCGGTCTTCCCGGCGTAGCGCTCAATGCGCGCATGCTGCGCACGGGTGGGCAGTACGCCAACCCGGCCAATACCCTCAGCCTGCCGACCTGGAATCGCTTCGACCTAGGCGCACGCTACCGCTTCAAGGTTCAGGACAAAGACATCACCCTTCGCATGAACGTGGAGAACGTGGCCGACACGTCATACTGGGCGTCGGCCAACGGCGGCTACCTGACCCAAGGCGATCCACGCCTGGTCAAGCTCTCCGGCACGGTCGACTTCTGA
- a CDS encoding CAP domain-containing protein — protein MRVLSSLACLGALSLGLLNPINVQASSGDEAQLIEAINLYRSQTQRCGGEASLELPPLNSDTRLALSPEGTRDLQQAMTRAAYPMVNVQAISLSGPRDAKAAMGAIEESFCQVVLDPQFVDIGVSQEGRDWRIVLARPLLSGRLGDWQAEGQKLLQEVNAARKLPRQCGGQPFAAAQPLNWNATLADVAANHTRAMANQNFFDHIDHDGRTPGDRAELAGYLYQQIGENIAAGRDTPRKVVDGWLASPGHCATLMNPDYRDLGAAYAVDPKSDAGIYWTGVFGSPQ, from the coding sequence ATGCGCGTCCTGTCATCCCTCGCCTGCCTTGGCGCCCTGTCGCTGGGTTTGCTGAACCCGATCAACGTCCAGGCGTCGAGCGGCGATGAAGCGCAACTGATCGAAGCGATCAACCTCTACCGCAGCCAGACCCAACGTTGCGGTGGCGAGGCGTCGCTCGAGCTGCCGCCGCTCAACAGTGACACCCGCCTGGCCCTGTCGCCGGAAGGCACCCGCGACCTGCAGCAGGCCATGACGCGCGCCGCCTACCCCATGGTCAACGTCCAGGCCATCAGCCTGTCTGGCCCACGGGACGCAAAAGCGGCCATGGGCGCCATCGAGGAGAGTTTCTGCCAGGTGGTGCTCGATCCGCAGTTCGTCGATATCGGCGTCAGCCAGGAAGGCCGCGACTGGCGCATCGTGCTGGCGCGCCCGCTGCTCAGCGGTCGCCTCGGTGACTGGCAGGCCGAGGGTCAAAAATTGCTGCAGGAAGTCAATGCCGCGCGCAAGCTGCCGCGCCAGTGCGGCGGCCAGCCCTTCGCCGCAGCGCAGCCCTTGAACTGGAATGCCACCCTGGCCGATGTCGCGGCCAATCACACCCGCGCCATGGCCAACCAGAACTTCTTCGACCATATCGACCACGACGGGCGTACCCCTGGCGATCGCGCAGAACTTGCGGGTTATCTGTACCAGCAGATTGGCGAGAACATCGCCGCAGGGCGCGACACGCCGCGCAAGGTGGTCGATGGCTGGCTGGCCAGCCCTGGCCACTGCGCTACCCTGATGAACCCCGACTACCGTGACCTGGGCGCGGCCTATGCGGTGGATCCGAAGAGCGATGCCGGCATCTACTGGACCGGCGTGTTCGGCTCGCCGCAGTGA
- a CDS encoding substrate-binding domain-containing protein, whose protein sequence is MRRPLALLLCLLPLLVRAEPAWLSIQGSNTIGAALAPALVRGFLQGQGAQAIRSQSGGQANEVEVSAINAHGAPLRISIAAHGTRTGFSALAQGEADLAAASRPISDEEARELVHLGDLRSVSSEQVIGLDGVAVVVHPDNPLQALTIAELAKVFSGQIQRWEQLGGHAGPIHLYARDDRSGTFDTFRTLVLRPQGQELSPQAARFESGETLAAQVKADPAAIGFSSLTTVHEGKALAIAEGDAPALLPTSANVASEDYPLSRRLFFYLPTNPSAPAKALAEFSQSPTGQAIVAAQGFVSQGITPLTIAAQPRMPAPYRALANEAQRLSVNFRFQEGSASLDNKALRDVQRLGDYLRQVGKLQDQAVLVGFSDPKETPGRAALLSRLRAMAVRRELARDGVQVKDVLGMGDELPVAGNEQEHGRLRNRRVEVWVY, encoded by the coding sequence ATGCGTCGCCCACTCGCCCTGCTGCTCTGCCTGCTACCCCTGCTGGTCCGCGCAGAGCCGGCCTGGCTGAGTATTCAAGGCTCGAACACCATTGGCGCAGCGCTGGCACCGGCGCTGGTGCGCGGATTCCTGCAAGGCCAAGGCGCACAGGCTATCCGCAGCCAGTCTGGCGGGCAGGCCAACGAGGTCGAGGTCAGCGCCATTAATGCCCACGGCGCGCCCCTGCGGATCAGTATCGCTGCCCACGGCACCCGCACCGGTTTCAGCGCCCTGGCCCAGGGCGAGGCCGATCTAGCGGCCGCCTCGCGACCGATCAGCGACGAGGAGGCCCGCGAGCTGGTGCACCTGGGCGACCTGCGCAGCGTCTCCAGCGAGCAGGTGATCGGCCTCGATGGCGTGGCCGTGGTCGTGCATCCCGATAACCCTTTGCAGGCATTGACCATCGCCGAACTGGCCAAGGTCTTCTCCGGGCAGATCCAGCGCTGGGAGCAATTGGGCGGGCACGCTGGCCCAATCCACCTGTACGCGCGCGACGATCGCTCCGGCACCTTCGACACCTTTCGCACCCTGGTACTGCGCCCGCAGGGCCAGGAGCTGTCACCCCAGGCCGCCCGCTTCGAATCCGGCGAAACCTTGGCGGCACAGGTGAAGGCCGATCCGGCGGCCATCGGCTTCAGCAGCCTGACCACCGTGCACGAAGGCAAAGCGCTGGCAATCGCCGAGGGCGACGCGCCGGCCCTGCTGCCCACCTCGGCCAACGTGGCCAGCGAAGACTATCCACTGTCGCGAAGGCTGTTCTTCTATTTGCCCACAAACCCCAGCGCACCCGCCAAGGCCCTTGCCGAGTTCAGCCAGAGCCCAACCGGTCAGGCGATCGTCGCCGCCCAGGGTTTCGTCTCCCAAGGCATCACGCCACTGACCATCGCCGCGCAGCCACGGATGCCCGCGCCGTATCGCGCCCTGGCGAACGAAGCGCAGCGCCTGAGTGTCAATTTCCGCTTTCAGGAGGGCAGCGCCAGCCTGGATAACAAAGCGCTGCGCGATGTACAACGCCTGGGCGATTACCTGCGTCAAGTCGGCAAGCTGCAGGACCAGGCGGTACTGGTCGGCTTCAGCGACCCCAAGGAAACCCCTGGTCGCGCCGCACTGCTCTCACGCCTGCGGGCCATGGCGGTGCGCCGCGAACTGGCGCGCGACGGGGTGCAGGTGAAGGATGTGCTAGGCATGGGCGATGAGTTGCCCGTGGCCGGAAACGAGCAGGAACACGGACGCCTGCGCAATCGCCGGGTGGAGGTGTGGGTCTACTGA
- a CDS encoding site-specific integrase, with protein MTLRYILQDAADRLGFADHDIATVPWHGLEAGHIIALVAALRTDGYAPNTSSLYVNAVRGVMNEAWRQGLIDHEHLLRIREVKPASGTRLPPGRNLKRSLIRELMDVCAADPRPQGVRDAAIIALLYGTGMRKSESVDIDLADVDFQERSLRVVGKGNRQLIKYAPPWAFEKLGAWLALRREHLPTGVTDDSFLFNRIRRGNHITRARITKHAIYYIARQRGAQVGVKIMPHDFRRAFITRVIEEHDLSIAQKLAHHVNIQTTAGYDRRDDNERRRAVERFDY; from the coding sequence ATGACCCTGCGTTACATCCTTCAGGATGCCGCCGACCGCCTGGGCTTTGCCGATCACGATATCGCCACGGTGCCTTGGCACGGGCTCGAGGCGGGCCACATCATTGCGCTGGTGGCGGCGCTGCGTACCGATGGCTATGCCCCTAATACGTCATCGCTGTACGTCAACGCTGTGCGCGGGGTGATGAACGAGGCCTGGCGCCAGGGACTGATCGACCACGAGCACCTGCTGCGCATTCGCGAGGTCAAGCCCGCCAGTGGCACGCGCCTGCCGCCAGGACGCAACCTGAAGCGCAGCTTGATTCGCGAACTGATGGACGTCTGTGCTGCCGACCCGCGACCGCAGGGCGTGCGCGATGCGGCCATCATCGCCTTGCTGTACGGCACCGGCATGCGCAAGTCCGAGTCGGTCGATATCGACCTGGCCGATGTCGACTTCCAGGAGCGCAGCCTGCGGGTGGTGGGCAAGGGCAATCGGCAGTTGATCAAATATGCCCCGCCGTGGGCGTTCGAGAAGCTTGGCGCCTGGCTGGCGTTGCGTCGTGAGCACCTGCCGACCGGCGTGACGGACGACAGCTTTCTGTTCAACCGCATCCGTCGTGGCAATCACATTACTCGGGCACGTATCACCAAGCATGCCATCTACTACATCGCTCGGCAGCGCGGCGCGCAGGTGGGCGTGAAGATCATGCCACACGATTTTCGGCGTGCATTCATTACGCGGGTGATCGAGGAGCACGACCTGTCCATTGCCCAGAAGCTGGCGCACCACGTCAACATTCAAACCACCGCAGGCTACGACCGCCGCGATGACAACGAGCGGCGGCGGGCGGTTGAGCGGTTCGATTACTGA
- a CDS encoding VOC family protein yields MKIVVTRILVDDQAKALAFYHYILGFQPKDDIPMGRHRRLTLTSPNDPNGVELLLEPDTHPAAQAYKAALKAEGIPATSFAVRDIQAEYTRLCASGVQFAQPPTVTGSTTVALFDDTCGNLIQLSQRH; encoded by the coding sequence ATGAAGATCGTGGTCACCCGCATCCTTGTCGACGACCAGGCCAAGGCCCTGGCCTTCTACCACTACATACTGGGTTTCCAGCCCAAGGACGACATCCCCATGGGCCGGCATCGCCGGCTCACCTTGACGTCGCCGAACGATCCGAACGGAGTGGAACTGCTGCTCGAGCCGGATACCCACCCCGCCGCCCAGGCTTACAAGGCTGCGCTCAAGGCCGAGGGCATTCCCGCCACCTCCTTCGCGGTGCGGGATATCCAGGCCGAGTACACGCGCTTGTGCGCCAGTGGCGTGCAGTTCGCCCAGCCGCCCACTGTGACCGGGTCAACTACCGTGGCGCTGTTCGACGACACCTGCGGCAACCTGATCCAGCTCAGCCAGCGTCATTGA